A stretch of the Acidilobus sp. 7A genome encodes the following:
- a CDS encoding DUF296 domain-containing protein: protein MEVSLAPSSLVVARLHPGEELLESIKNLSRKYSISGGLVVAIGGLKHLEMGVYKVGKYDVQSFDAGEGETIELTSAIGSVALDEKGDPSPHIHVTASLPNHQPVSGHLIKGVVSPLVEVFIVSASGTLRRLPDQSLGLPALTA from the coding sequence GTGGAGGTAAGCCTTGCGCCCTCCTCCCTGGTAGTTGCAAGGCTTCACCCCGGGGAGGAGCTGCTTGAGTCCATAAAGAACCTCTCCAGGAAGTACTCAATAAGCGGCGGCCTCGTAGTAGCTATTGGAGGCCTGAAGCACCTGGAGATGGGAGTCTATAAGGTGGGAAAATATGACGTCCAAAGCTTTGATGCTGGCGAGGGCGAGACCATAGAGCTCACCTCAGCCATAGGCAGCGTGGCCCTAGACGAGAAGGGGGACCCGTCGCCCCACATACATGTGACTGCCTCGCTGCCAAACCACCAGCCGGTCTCAGGCCACCTAATCAAGGGCGTCGTTAGCCCGCTGGTAGAGGTCTTCATAGTCAGCGCCTCCGGCACCCTAAGGAGGCTGCCAGACCAATCACTAGGGCTTCCTGCCCTGACTGCGTGA
- a CDS encoding 2-oxoacid:ferredoxin oxidoreductase subunit beta: MASEAAYKTNVWVDWCPACGNFGILTAMQRALAELKIPPDKVVDVSGIGCSGKTSHFLNVNGIHNLHGRSIPYAEGVKLANPELTVIVNGGDGDLLGIGMGHFVALGRRNLDVKVIIHDNQVYGLTKGQASPTLRAGQKVKSMPLPNMQDWVNPISVALASGYTFVARAYALWIDDLKEIIKAAIKHRGAAVVDVLQPCPTWNDIYTPDFYKQRLYKLDSEKDWDPYVRNPDPKEAAEKLSKAFAKAQEWGDRIPVGIFYVNPHVESFVDNVSKVNPFYNTMPPASNIIAKEDGTPVIDMPTLRAVFRDYVVGVSRKPKSP, from the coding sequence ATGGCGAGTGAGGCTGCGTATAAGACTAACGTTTGGGTTGACTGGTGCCCCGCCTGCGGCAACTTCGGCATACTTACAGCAATGCAGAGGGCTCTGGCGGAGCTGAAGATACCGCCTGATAAGGTAGTTGACGTCTCAGGCATAGGGTGCAGTGGCAAGACATCGCACTTCCTAAACGTTAATGGAATCCATAACCTGCACGGCAGGTCTATACCTTACGCAGAGGGCGTAAAGCTCGCAAACCCTGAGCTCACGGTAATTGTGAACGGCGGCGACGGCGACCTGCTGGGTATAGGCATGGGCCACTTCGTGGCCCTGGGCAGGAGGAACCTGGACGTAAAGGTGATAATACATGACAACCAGGTCTACGGGCTGACTAAGGGGCAGGCCTCGCCCACCCTCAGGGCGGGGCAGAAGGTCAAGTCAATGCCTCTGCCTAACATGCAGGACTGGGTCAACCCGATTTCCGTTGCCCTGGCGAGCGGCTACACGTTCGTGGCCAGGGCCTACGCCCTCTGGATCGATGATCTGAAGGAGATAATAAAGGCCGCAATAAAGCACAGGGGGGCAGCCGTCGTAGACGTCCTACAGCCGTGCCCGACCTGGAACGACATCTACACGCCGGACTTCTACAAGCAGAGGCTCTACAAGCTTGACAGCGAGAAGGACTGGGACCCATACGTGAGGAACCCTGACCCTAAGGAGGCGGCCGAGAAGCTGTCAAAGGCCTTCGCGAAGGCCCAGGAGTGGGGCGACAGGATACCGGTAGGCATATTCTACGTCAACCCGCACGTGGAGAGCTTTGTAGATAACGTAAGCAAGGTCAACCCGTTCTACAATACCATGCCCCCCGCCAGCAACATAATAGCTAAGGAGGACGGGACGCCGGTCATAGACATGCCAACGCTGAGGGCAGTGTTCAGGGACTACGTAGTTGGGGTCTCAAGGAAGCCAAAGAGCCCTTAG
- a CDS encoding DMT family transporter produces the protein MISRVIALVMAVSVGLVFGVHDSVAKLKFENADPALLSFSTLLLGLPLLIALLPLSGGLRVTPASAAVFVVAGILNFSVGRTLMYMATRRLSSSGASVMTSTSAAFSAVMSLLLGERVTISDLLGIAAIMLAVYMASGWRRGDYSPSGVAIGLSTGLVIASSVAIIKVGEELGGSPGLGVIIAYISGLAALGPRANLRLVRGQSAKYVSIMGVAAALGQLLRYLALTSLNVDVVTPLQNLRPIAATAILYEASEEAGKHPLVRHWAAAVLAFLGVALVSGLL, from the coding sequence TTGATATCAAGGGTCATAGCACTTGTCATGGCAGTCTCCGTGGGCCTAGTCTTTGGGGTCCACGACTCGGTGGCGAAGCTTAAGTTTGAGAACGCTGACCCAGCCCTACTGTCGTTCTCGACGCTCCTGCTGGGCCTCCCACTTCTGATAGCGCTCCTGCCACTCTCTGGAGGCCTTAGGGTGACGCCGGCCTCCGCAGCCGTCTTTGTTGTTGCGGGGATCCTGAACTTTAGTGTCGGCAGAACCCTGATGTACATGGCCACCAGGAGGCTCTCTTCAAGTGGGGCAAGCGTCATGACAAGCACTAGTGCTGCGTTCTCAGCAGTTATGAGCCTGCTCCTCGGGGAGAGGGTGACCATAAGCGACCTTCTAGGCATAGCTGCCATAATGCTAGCGGTCTACATGGCCTCGGGCTGGAGGCGTGGGGACTACAGCCCCTCGGGCGTGGCCATAGGCCTCTCCACAGGCCTTGTCATAGCGTCCTCGGTGGCTATAATAAAGGTAGGTGAGGAGCTCGGAGGTAGCCCTGGACTCGGCGTCATCATAGCCTACATATCAGGGCTCGCCGCGCTCGGTCCAAGGGCAAACCTTAGGCTGGTCAGAGGTCAGAGCGCGAAGTACGTCTCAATAATGGGGGTGGCTGCAGCGCTTGGACAGCTCCTGAGGTACCTGGCGCTTACATCCCTTAACGTTGACGTAGTGACCCCTCTTCAGAACCTCAGGCCCATAGCGGCCACGGCAATACTTTACGAGGCCTCGGAGGAGGCCGGGAAGCACCCCCTTGTGAGGCACTGGGCCGCCGCAGTCCTAGCCTTCTTAGGCGTGGCACTAGTCTCAGGCCTCCTCTAG